The Streptomyces sp. NBC_00162 sequence GCGCCCGCCATCTGCGCCTGACCTTCACCGCCAACACCGGCTGGCCTGCGGGCCAGCTGTCCGAACTGGAGGCGTACGCCTCTTAACCCAGCGCGGAATATGACCGAACGGTCACAACCTCCGGCCGGGGGAACGCCCGGTGAACCCCGGACATCTAGGAGACCGGCGCGGCTCCGCGGAGGGCCGCGCCGGACGTGTTGGCAAGACCGGCGGCAGCCGGGTACGAGGGCAAGGCGGGGCTGGGATGAAGGCGACAACGGTGGCGGGCGGTTCCTCGGACAATCCGGAGGCCGAGGAGACGAAGGCCCCGGCATCGGGACCCGACCCGGTCCTGCCGGACCCTGACCCGACGGAGGCCGCCGAGGCGACACCCGCCGATCCGGCCGAGGCCGAGGCCGCGGAGGCCGATGCACCCGCCGCCTCGACGGAGCCTGAGGTCGAGGCCGAATCCGACTCCGAGGCTGACGCCGAGGTCGAAGCTGAGGCCGAGTCCGAGGCTGGCGCTGAGGCCGAATCCGATTCCGAGGCCGAAGTCGAGGACGCGGCCGAAGCCGAGCCTGACACCGAAGTCGAGCCTGAGGTCGAGGTCGAGCCTGAGTCCGAGGCCGGCACCGAAGTCGAGGCTGATGCCGAGTCCGAGACTGACACCGAGGCCGAGCCTGAGGTCGAGGCCGCAGCCGAAGACGTGGCTGACACCGAGGCCGAGGCCGAGCTCGAGGCCGAGCTCGAGGCCGAGGCTGAGGCCGACACCGAGGTCGAGCCCGAGGCCGAAGTCGAGCCCGAGGCCGAAGTCGAGCCCGAGGCCGAGGACCCGGTCGAGGTCGAGACTGAGGCTGAGCCTGAGGTCGAGGACGCAGTCGAGCCTGCGGAGCCGGAGGGCGACGACACGCCCGAAGCGAAGCCCGAGCCCGAAGCGAAGCCCGAGCCCAAGCCCGAGGCCCCCGGCGGAGCCGACACGCCCCGACGGGTGCCCTCGTGGGCGCGGGGGGCCGAGGGCGACGCCGAGCGGACGAGCCAGTTCGTCGCGCTCAAGCCGCTGGACACCCCCGCACCGGCACCCGCACCGGCACCGGCACCGGCACCCATACCCGCCCCCGCGCCCCCCGTGGCGATCACCCCGCCCCCGGCGGCCGCCCCGCTCGAGCTGTTGGCCGAGCTGACCAACACCGCTCCCCCGCCGGAGACCCCGCGCCGCACCGCCCTGCGCCGCGTCAAGATCTGGACCCCGATCCTGCTGCTCCTCGCCGGCGGGTTCACCGGCGCCCAGCTGCTGCGCCCCCTGCCCGCCCCGACACTCGTCGCGGCCGGGACCGGCCACACCGTCGACGGGCAGTTCTCCATCCCCTGGCCCGCCAAGGGCCAGGGCGCCGTCCGCGTCCCGGGCCTGGGCGACATCGGCGCCTTCGGCGAGCAGAAGCCCGTCCCGACCGCCAGCGTCGCCAAGGTGATGACCGCCTACGTCATCCTCAAGAACCACCCGCTGAAGAAGACCGAGGCCGGTCCCTCGATCGAGGTCGACGCGAAGACCGTGGCGGACGGTACGGCCGAGCACGAATCCCGGATCGAAGGGCTCACCGCCGGGACGAAGTACAGCCAGCAGGACATGCTCAAGATGCTGATGATCCCCTCGGGCAACAACGTCGCCCGCCTGCTGGCCCGCTGGGACACCGGCACCGACTCCGAGACGGCCTTCGTCGAGAAGATGAACGCCGCCGCCAGGGAACTCGGCATGACGTCCACCACCTACACCGACCCCAGCGGTCTGGACGCGGGCACCGTCAGCACCGCCACCGACCAGCTGAAGCTCGCCGAGGCCGTCATGAAGGACGAGACGTTCCGCGCGATCGTGGCCCTGCCCAGCGCCACGATCAAGGGGCTGCCCCAGCAGATCACCAACAACAACGACCTGCTCACCACCGCCCAGGGCCTGAGCATCCGGGGCATCAAGACCGGCTCCAGCACCCCCGCCGGCGGGGCCCTGATGTGGGCGGCGTACAAGTCGGTCGGCGACGAGACCCCGCTGATCCTGGGTACGTTGATGGACCAGCGCGTGGACGGCCCGGACCCGGACGCCATAAACAGCCTGGCCCTGGTGAAGACGAACAGCAAGAAGATCATCGAGGCGGTACGTGCGGCACTCGCGTCGTCCCCGGTCGTCCGCAAGGGCGACACCGTCGGCTATGTCGACGACGGGCTCGGCGGCCGTACGCCGCTCGTGGCCGCCAAGGACCTCAACGTGATCGGCGTACCGGGCCAGCAGCTGAAGCTCACCCTCGCGGTCGGCGCCTCGCCGGTGCCGCACACCGCCAAGGCCGGCTCCGAGGTCGCCGTACTGACGGTGGGCGAGGGCGAAGGGGCCAAGAGCGTGCCGGTGGTGCTCCAGGGCGAGCTGGCCGAGCCCTCGTTCGGTACCAGGCTCACCCGCCTCGGCTGAGGCCTCCGGCCCGAACTGCGGCTGTCCCCCGGGGCCCTCTGACCCGTCCCCCGGGGGCGCTGCCGGCGCTACTGGCGCTCCTCCATCCGGATCGCGTTCTCCAACTCCTCGCGGGTCCCGTCCGCCTCATCCGACTTCTGGTCCAGGAGGGCGCCGGCG is a genomic window containing:
- a CDS encoding serine hydrolase, producing MKATTVAGGSSDNPEAEETKAPASGPDPVLPDPDPTEAAEATPADPAEAEAAEADAPAASTEPEVEAESDSEADAEVEAEAESEAGAEAESDSEAEVEDAAEAEPDTEVEPEVEVEPESEAGTEVEADAESETDTEAEPEVEAAAEDVADTEAEAELEAELEAEAEADTEVEPEAEVEPEAEVEPEAEDPVEVETEAEPEVEDAVEPAEPEGDDTPEAKPEPEAKPEPKPEAPGGADTPRRVPSWARGAEGDAERTSQFVALKPLDTPAPAPAPAPAPAPIPAPAPPVAITPPPAAAPLELLAELTNTAPPPETPRRTALRRVKIWTPILLLLAGGFTGAQLLRPLPAPTLVAAGTGHTVDGQFSIPWPAKGQGAVRVPGLGDIGAFGEQKPVPTASVAKVMTAYVILKNHPLKKTEAGPSIEVDAKTVADGTAEHESRIEGLTAGTKYSQQDMLKMLMIPSGNNVARLLARWDTGTDSETAFVEKMNAAARELGMTSTTYTDPSGLDAGTVSTATDQLKLAEAVMKDETFRAIVALPSATIKGLPQQITNNNDLLTTAQGLSIRGIKTGSSTPAGGALMWAAYKSVGDETPLILGTLMDQRVDGPDPDAINSLALVKTNSKKIIEAVRAALASSPVVRKGDTVGYVDDGLGGRTPLVAAKDLNVIGVPGQQLKLTLAVGASPVPHTAKAGSEVAVLTVGEGEGAKSVPVVLQGELAEPSFGTRLTRLG